The nucleotide window CTAAAAAAGTTGATCCAGAAACAATTGTGCCAATTGCCACTAAGCTAATTGTAACAGCTAGTTTTTGTACTAATTGACGTAAAGCAAGCACAATAATTAAAAATAAAAAGCCTGTAACTGCTTTATCAATAATATTTGGTACGAAGCCACCTGGAAATGTTGAAAATAATCCAGAAAGCACGCCTGTTGAAAGTGCTAATAAAAATGTTTCCTTAAAGGTTGGGAATAATAAAATGCCAATAAACATCATTGTTAGCATAAAGTCTGGCTTCATACCTCCATTAATGCCTGGAATAATCACATAAAGTGTAGCACCGACCCCAACTAAAAGTGCCATTAAAACTAAATTTTTCGTATTCATTTGTCTCGTCTCCTCTAAGCTCAGCTAATTTTGTCGTTCTCCTAATATGCGCTCATCGCTATTAGCGAAAACTTATATTTGATTGTACGGATAAATGCATGAAAAAGCAACTCAAATTTTCAGAGGAATGATTTAATCGCTTCTGCCGCCTCTGTTAACTCTTCACGTGAAGGCTGTGTTGTTGTCCAAACTAAGCGCAGACCATCCGTTTCATCGTAGCGAGGGATGAAATGTAAATGGTAATGGAATACCGTTTGTCCAGCAGCGGCTCCATTGTTGTTTACTGTATTTAAGCCAGCTGGATTGAACGCTGCTTGAATTGCCTTTGCTACTTTTGGTGCCGCCGCATATAAATGGCTTGCTACTTCCTCAGGCATTTCCATTAAATCACGGCAATGCGTTTTCGGAATTAGTAAAGTATGTCCCTTTGTTAATGGCATAATATCCATAAAGGCATAAACATGCTCGTCTTCATATACTTTCGTACTTGGGATAGAGCCGTCGATAATTTTACAAAATAAGCACTCACTCATTGTTCAACACTCCTTCATAAAAATGTACATATATTTTAGCATATATTGACTGCTTGTTCTGCTTATTTTTGTTAAACTAAACAAAGAGATAGGAGTGGTGTTTTATGACAATTTTACAAGTGACAAATGTGACAGGTGGCTATACACGTAAGCCTGTAATTAAAAATTTATCGTTCACAATTGAAAAAGGGGAGCTAGTTGGTTTAATCGGGCTAAATGGTGCAGGGAAAAGTACAACGATTAAGCATATTATCGGTACGCTGTTACCACAGGAGGGCGAAATTCGCTTAAACGGTGTGACATTAAAGGAAAATATGGATGCCTATCGCACGTCTTTTTCCTATATTCCAGAAACGCCAATTTTATATGATGAACTTACATTGAAGGAGCATTTAGAGCTAACAGCGATGGCTTATGGCTTAGATGAGAAGGCTTTAAAGGAACGCTCCTCCTTTTTATTAAAGGAATTTAGAATGGAGAAGCGCCTAAACTGGTTCCCATCACACTTTTCCAAAGGGATGCGACAAAAGGTCATGATTATGAGTGCTTTTTTAATTAACCCAAGCCTTTATATTATTGACGAGCCTTTTGTTGGCTTAGATCCGCTCGGCATTCAATCGTTACTAGAGCAAATGGATATGAAAAAACGAGAGGGTGCTTCCATTTTAATGTCAACACATATTTTATCGACGGCTGAAAAATATTGTGACCGCATTATTTTATTGCACGAAGGACATGTTCGTGCACAAGGTACGATGGACGATTTGCGAGCAGCCTTCAATATGCCAAATGCGAGCTTGGATGATTTATATATCGCAATGACGAAGGAGCAAGACAACAATGAACAACATGAATAATATATGGAAGGCGCGCTTCGTGCATTATATTAATGAAGTGCAAAAATATATGCGCTTTATTGTGACAGGACATATCGCCATTGTTTTTGTCTTCGTTATAGGTGCTGCAGGCTATCAATATAGCGAATGGCTGAAAGTAGCACCAGCAAGCTTTCCTGCTGAGTGGCTTGTAGCAGCTGCTGTTGGGCTTGTGCTCGCATTTAGTCGCCCAACAACGCTCATTCGAGAGCCCGACCAAGTATATTTATTACCGTTAGAAACGCAAATGCCTGCTTATTTTAAAAAGGCAGTTAATTGGACATTTTGGTCACAGTTGATTGTTCCTGTTATTGTCTATATTGTGGCGATTCCGTTGTTAAATACAGTGACAGAGCTATCGTCATTGCAGGTTTGGTTAGGTCTTGCTTTTGTTATTGCTTTAAAGTATTTGAATGTGAAAATTGAATTTAATTATCGCTTTGCCAACCGTGGACATGCAATTGTCATTGACCGTTTAGCGCGCGGGGCATTGTCAATTTTAGCAATTGAAACAGCGTTAACAGCAAGCATTTATATGGCTGCCATTTATTTAGTGCTATTCATTGCTTACAATATGTCTCTGAAAAAGCGCGTGGCAGACCAGCCTGTACCATACGAACATTTTGTACGCTTAGAGCAAAATCGCATGCTACGCTTTTATCGCTTTGCGAATTATTTCACAGATGTACCTCATTTACGTGGTACGATTCGCCATCGTGCATGGCTAGATGGCGTGTATAAATGGATACCATTTGCACAAAAAAACACGCAGCTTTATTTAGTATGGCGCACGTTTATTCGTACAGATGACCATTTTTATTTATGGGTGCGTTTAACGGCGATTGCCGCAGTGATTACAGCTTTTGTCGATATTTCGATTGTGGCATGGATTGTAGCTGCTGCACTTGCCTTTGCAACAACACTACAGCTAAAGGTTGCCCTGCTATCGAACGGTGAATTTCGCATGGATATGCTATTCCCTATTGCTCCAACACAGCGAAAGCAGGCAGTTGAAAAGCTGTTACGCATTGCAAGTGTTGTGCAAGCGGTGATTGTAACGCTTTGCGCGATGATGCAGCCGCATTTTTATGTGATTTTTGTTGTGATGATTGCTGTAAGTGAATTGACGCTACGCTTGTCGAAGAAATAGAGGGAACGTAGAATAAATCTTCAGAAACGTAGAATAAAGTCCGAAAAACGTAGAATAAAATATAAACGAGGCATGGGTCAAAAACCCGTGCCTCGTTTTATTATTCCTCGTCTACTGGCGCGCTATATTTTGTTACATAGCTTTTGCCGCTAAAAATATTTTGCGCAGGAGAGGTCGCTGGACGCTCACTATGCGCTTTTTTAAAGGCTTGTGAGGATTGCCATGCCTCGAACGATGCAGGTCCTGCCCATTGTGTTAGCACAATATACGTATCGGAATCTAATGGGCGTAACAGCCTAAATGCGATAAAGCCTGGTTCATCTTCGATAGCGCCTGCTCGGTTTAAAAAGCGATGCTCGAAAACAGGTCGTCCTTCATCTGAAACGGGAATATTGTTCATAACAAAATAGCCTTTTTGCTGCAAATCACCTACTGTATCTAATACTTCATATTTGCGTGGTACAGCGAAAACGGATTTTTTCTTCTCGCTTTCTTCAAGTAAAAGTGTATTGCCCTCACCGTACATAATAAAAATGGAATCACTGTTATGCTGTGTGCGAATTTTCTCCATATAATCCGCTGTGCCTGATGTGAAATAAATATACATATTTGTTCGCCTCCTAATTTACAGTACTACCTC belongs to Lysinibacillus louembei and includes:
- a CDS encoding antibiotic biosynthesis monooxygenase family protein codes for the protein MYIYFTSGTADYMEKIRTQHNSDSIFIMYGEGNTLLLEESEKKKSVFAVPRKYEVLDTVGDLQQKGYFVMNNIPVSDEGRPVFEHRFLNRAGAIEDEPGFIAFRLLRPLDSDTYIVLTQWAGPASFEAWQSSQAFKKAHSERPATSPAQNIFSGKSYVTKYSAPVDEE
- a CDS encoding tryptophan transporter produces the protein MNTKNLVLMALLVGVGATLYVIIPGINGGMKPDFMLTMMFIGILLFPTFKETFLLALSTGVLSGLFSTFPGGFVPNIIDKAVTGFLFLIIVLALRQLVQKLAVTISLVAIGTIVSGSTFLAMALLLTDVPIKFSVLFLTVVLPAVVLNTIAFVIIFPIVSKLLKRSSFKTAVSHA
- a CDS encoding HIT family protein, giving the protein MSECLFCKIIDGSIPSTKVYEDEHVYAFMDIMPLTKGHTLLIPKTHCRDLMEMPEEVASHLYAAAPKVAKAIQAAFNPAGLNTVNNNGAAAGQTVFHYHLHFIPRYDETDGLRLVWTTTQPSREELTEAAEAIKSFL
- a CDS encoding ABC transporter ATP-binding protein, which produces MTILQVTNVTGGYTRKPVIKNLSFTIEKGELVGLIGLNGAGKSTTIKHIIGTLLPQEGEIRLNGVTLKENMDAYRTSFSYIPETPILYDELTLKEHLELTAMAYGLDEKALKERSSFLLKEFRMEKRLNWFPSHFSKGMRQKVMIMSAFLINPSLYIIDEPFVGLDPLGIQSLLEQMDMKKREGASILMSTHILSTAEKYCDRIILLHEGHVRAQGTMDDLRAAFNMPNASLDDLYIAMTKEQDNNEQHE
- a CDS encoding ABC transporter permease, coding for MNNMNNIWKARFVHYINEVQKYMRFIVTGHIAIVFVFVIGAAGYQYSEWLKVAPASFPAEWLVAAAVGLVLAFSRPTTLIREPDQVYLLPLETQMPAYFKKAVNWTFWSQLIVPVIVYIVAIPLLNTVTELSSLQVWLGLAFVIALKYLNVKIEFNYRFANRGHAIVIDRLARGALSILAIETALTASIYMAAIYLVLFIAYNMSLKKRVADQPVPYEHFVRLEQNRMLRFYRFANYFTDVPHLRGTIRHRAWLDGVYKWIPFAQKNTQLYLVWRTFIRTDDHFYLWVRLTAIAAVITAFVDISIVAWIVAAALAFATTLQLKVALLSNGEFRMDMLFPIAPTQRKQAVEKLLRIASVVQAVIVTLCAMMQPHFYVIFVVMIAVSELTLRLSKK